One Nerophis ophidion isolate RoL-2023_Sa linkage group LG06, RoL_Noph_v1.0, whole genome shotgun sequence genomic region harbors:
- the LOC133553945 gene encoding transmembrane protease serine 13-like, whose protein sequence is MKKDDNEASCNDTPIKADCGRQQSTSRIVRGSVAQRGQWPWQLSLHFRGSHVCGGVLIAPDFVLTAAHCFPGNFPSMQSPQFWQVYGGAVSLDDLPQPFLVESIILNENYDNRTNDLDVALLKLTAPVDFDVDVHPACLSVREQPFPDGTTCWTSGFGTTQAGSGGISTDLMEVTVDIIGTDVCNNGQVYAGAVTANMICAGHLDGGRDSCQGDSGGPLVCQTDDLWYLVGITSWGQGCAQRNRPGVYTRVSNVLPWIYTNMQHERP, encoded by the exons ATGAAAAAGGATGACAACGAGGCATCTTGCAatg ATACTCCAATAAAAGCAGACTGTGGCCGACAGCAGTCCACATCTCGCATCGTCAGAGGCAGCGTTGCACAGAGGGGTCAGTGGCCTTGGCAGTTATCTCTGCACTTTAGGGGCTCCCATGTGTGTGGAGGGGTCCTGATTGCGCCCGATTTCGTGCTGACTGCCGCCCACTGCTTCCCAGGGAATTTCCCTTCGATGCAATCGCCCCAGTTTTGGCAAGTGTACGGAGGCGCTGTGTCTCTGGATGATCTACCTCAGCCCTTCCTGGTTGAGAGTATCATACTGAATGAAAACTACGACAACAGGACCAACGATCTAGATGTTGCTCTGCTCAAGCTGACCGCTCCAGTTGATTTTGACGTTGATGTTCACCCAGCATGTCTGTCAGTTAGAGAACAGCCATTTCCTGACGGTACCACGTGTTGGACTTCCGGCTTTGGCACCACCCAGGCAGGATCAGGTGGTATCTCGACTGATCTGATGGAGGTGACAGTGGACATCATCGGCACAGACGTGTGCAACAACGGTCAGGTGTACGCCGGAGCTGTGACTGCCAACATGATCTGTGCCGGACACCTGGATGGAGGGCGAGATTCCTGTCAGGGCGACAGTGGTGGGCCTTTGGTGTGTCAGACTGATGACCTGTGGTACCTGGTGGGCATCACCAGCTGGGGGCAAGGCTGTGCTCAGAGAAACAGGCCGGGTGTTTACACCAGAGTCAGCAATGTTCTTCCTTGGATCTACACCAACATGCAGCATGAAAGGCCCTAA